From Anopheles funestus chromosome 3RL, idAnoFuneDA-416_04, whole genome shotgun sequence, a single genomic window includes:
- the LOC125770779 gene encoding nucleolar protein dao-5-like isoform X13, protein MAKKGKAKNGAATGEGEQVSAPVAATTNVPAADPARPAVAPVKEVKLEVKPVPEKKTNPPNKANNGTVANGSEGETGEMRRKRSRRGRKKKSDDASDEQSKDKAPSTLTARKNLRKKRSKLMRTLEQLEANPAQATPEGKPIQTPEDIRKKIQIIESLLQHLQAQTQEEKKKMETLKSVKAEPQEPPKKEQQAPKVSEAAPKNLTSEKARKEGEVKKLANEKAEIQNEAKRLVQDKARKEQEMKKLIEEKAKKDAEAKQLLEEKAAREAELAKLTQAKARVETVEQKINEIDQKVQQRKEADEGKVAPGSPKQKKDQARTRKDSESSKKKEAEDKAKKEAEEKGKKEAAEKAKKETDEKAKKEAEEKVKKEAAEKAKKDAEEKAKKEAAEKAKKEAAEKAKKEAEEKAKKEAAEKAKKEAEEKAKKEAEEKAKKDAAEKAKKEAEEKAKKESDEKAKQEAAAKAKKLAEEDAKRKTNGEAAKQSNGSAPTTPTQEKPATSKQDAKNSKKNNKRTPKNSVSEDEKNTTKATGSKNGQSGDFASSAEPVTVAKSQESQSAPVPIPKTPEAAPASPKSSPKPGNGKPATPVNGKQQTPPAKTPEKSPPQPKTASRTSPPKTTAKAPSPPKTAPAAARAPPKPSTPPASKKPEPPPKPEFLKRKSPSVEKEKIVAAKVAAPTATAPQQVPQQAPAAAPAPSSVPAPSTPAPVPTPATVPTPASPAPAAEPTGPAAEEGAAASARLTEEALNGAKKPATAGAGAASKPKPVQKKPEVPPKPDVHSKSAAKMKTPIKQPGGKTSTSDSRSPAAELSRTEAFKKNMDIISTIADVLLSHSRSKKIRALDPSSSDASSKPTTNSSINPSSSSSTSREPSSPSSASLLSSLFPSLSQSSSPSASTSHQASSSSADAPHKPKSKLDLERILRILQASQPPPRSSGTEPGQGTSSSSPGPEPSTSSSVPFPEIPSGTDTDEHPLGSFLTKDAIRMLMPTLQEVNVKFNVEKQLQALNATAAMAKILPKTLPPGTDTTEEDELEEDLLDEETEDTIEYKFTPRPVFIATICQVCKNPLKSFFHCERCVMVSYCGDEHRRMDQPAHRDLCTVLCEIAASRGGHIYQLARKLNVQEYRNLRVHTLNQIELSLKRPMQAFEREIVLFPRICFTPDCREWRQELLTECTDCRQVSYCIADPTHLQASHRRWCKAYLLFQKLILRQRILGRIEPVLPTRILTKSTPLPANIDEAFKQLYKNSTVPRDECVYAVLSQIATAPLSALYAYQQTGLPFGNTFTIHLVGAELQFEGDTLDKWEAFFLHLVPEVAVLRVVFVGPELNVENLPIDVISRIRMCRTCRLKCRVVAFDFQCRTMYHDYRQSSRYQRPNLICFFNPGLHRTTGFAGLDSWPVTIRAATEANCPMLVTAYTELESPLDLERLQRESTRTLQVIQSPSVNPFASKRPDRNFISDDTAPMIFKNYYYFVVK, encoded by the exons atggCGAAGAAAGGGAAGGCTAAAAATGGGGCGGCCACTGGTGAAGGAGAACAAGTGTCAGCTCCAGTGGCAGCGACCACCAATGTCCCAGCAGCTGATCCAGCGAGACCAGCCGTCGCACCGGTCAAGGAAGTGAAGCTTGAAGTTAAGCCCGTTCCGGAGAAAAAGACCAACCCACCGAACAAAGCTAATAATGGTACCGTAGCGAACGGTTCCGAAGGTGAAACTGGTGAGATGAGACGCAAGCGAAGCCGTCGTGGCCGCAAGAAGAAGTCGGATGACGCATCGGATGAGCAGTCCAAGGATAAAGCACCCTCAACGCTGACGGCCAGGAAAAATCTGCGCAAAAAGCGTAGCAAGCTGATGCGAACACTGGAGCAGCTCGAGGCCAATCCAGCGCAGGCTACACCGGAAGGTAAACCGATACAGACCCCTGAAGATATCCGCAAGAAGATTCAAATCATTGAAAGTTTGCTGCAGCATCTGCAGGCACAGACTcaggaggaaaagaaaaagatggaAACTCTCAAGAGCGTCAAGGCGGAACCACAGGAACCGCCCAAGAAAGAGCAACAGGCTCCGAAAGTGTCGGAAGCGGCTCCAAAGAATTTAACCTCCGAAAAGGCACGTAAGGAGGGTGAGGTGAAAAAGCTTGCCAATGAAAAGGCCGAAATCCAAAACGAGGCGAAGCGGTTGGTGCAAGATAAAGCTCGCAAAGAGCAGGAGATGAAGAAGCTGATCGAAGAAAAGGCCAAGAAGGACGCCGAAGCTAAGCAGCTGCTGGAGGAGAAAGCGGCGCGTGAGGCGGAACTGGCAAAGTTGACCCAGGCTAAGGCACGCGTAGAAACGGTTGAGCAGAAGATCAATGAAATCGATCAGAAGGTTCAGCAGCGCAAGGAAGCGGATGAGGGAAAGGTTGCGCCTGGTAGTCCGAAGCAGAAGAAGGACCAGGCACGCACGCGCAAGGATTCGGAATCGAgcaagaaaaaggaagcagAGGATAAGGCCAAGAAAGAGGCGGAAGAAAAGGGCAAGAAGGAAGCGGCTGAAAAGGCTAAGAAGGAAACAGATGAAAAGGCCAAGAAGGAGGCGGAAGAAAAGGTCAAGAAGGAAGCGGCTGAGAAGGCAAAGAAAGACGCCGAAGAAAAGGCGAAGAAGGAAGCGGCTGAAAAGGCGAAAAAGGAGGCGGCTGAAAAGGCCAAGAAGGAAGCTGAGGAAAAGGCCAAGAAGGAAGCGGCTGAAAAG GCGAAGAAGGAGGCTGAGGAAAAGGCCAAGAAGGAAGCCGAGGAAAAGGCCAAGAAGGACGCGGCTGAAAAGGCAAAGAAGGAAGCGGAAGAGAAAGCAAAGAAGGAATCGGATGAAAAGGCAAAACAGGAAGCGGCagcaaaagcgaaaaagcTAGCGGAAGAGGACGCCAAACGGAAAACGAACGGTGAAGCAGCCAAACAGTCAAACGGATCAGCTCCAACAACGCCAACGCAGGAAAAACCGGCCACCTCGAAACAGGATGCTAAGaacagcaagaaaaataacaaacggaCACCGAAAAACAGTGTATCGGAGGAtgagaaaaacacaaccaaggCAACCGGTTCAAAAAACGGACAAAGCGGCGATTTTGCCTCCTCTGCTGAACCCGTCACGGTAGCAAAATCGCAGGAAAGTCAATCAGCACCAGTACCCATCCCGAAGACTCCCGAAGCTGCTCCTGCCTCACCGAAATCCTCCCCGAAACCTGGCAATGGGAAACCGGCCACTCCAGTGAACGGTAAGCAACAGACACCGCCAGCCAAAACACCGGAAAAGTCTCCACCGCAACCCAAGACTGCATCGCGTACCTCGCCCCCGAAGACTACTGCCAAGGCTCCGTCTCCACCGAAAACGGCACCTGCAGCTGCACGAGCCCCTCCGAAACCTAGCACACCACCTGCCTCAAAGAAACCTGAACCTCCGCCAAAGCCTGAATTCCTCAAGAGGAAGTCGCCCTCAGTCGAGAAGGAAAAGATTGTAGCCGCCAAGGTCGCAGCACCAACAGCCACTGCACCCCAACAGGTACCTCAACAGGCCCCTGCAGCTGCTCCCGCCCCTAGCTCAGTACCCGCACCATCCACACCTGCTCCTGTTCCTACTCCTGCCACAGTACCAACACCTGCTTCACCTGCACCTGCCGCTGAACCAACGGGTCCTGCAGCAGAAGAAGGTGCTGCAGCATCCGCACGCCTAACCGAGGAGGCCCTCAATGGAGCGAAGAAACCTGCCACTGCTGGTGCCGGTGCGGCTAGCAAACCGAAACCGGTACAGAAGAAACCGGAAGTGCCGCCCAAACCGGACGTCCACAGCAAGAGTGCCGCCAAAATGAAGACACCCATCAAGCAGCCGGGTGGCAAGACCTCCACG TCTGATTCCAGGTCGCCGGCAGCGGAGCTAAGTAGAACGGAAGCATTTAAGAAAAACATGGACATTATATCGACCATTGCGGACGTGCTGTTGTCCCATTCGCGCTCGAAGAAGATCCGTGCACTCGACCCATCATCATCGGACGCTAGTAGCAAACCCACTACTAACAGCTCCATCAATCCTTCTTCCTCATCTAGCACTAGTCGCGAACCATCATCCCCCTCATCAGCGTCACTCTTATCATCCCTATTTCCATCGCTATCGCAATCATCTAGCCCCTCAGCTAGCACCTCCCACCAAGCTTCTTCCTCGTCGGCAGACGCACCGCACAAACCGAAGTCTAAGCTAGATCTGGAACGCATCCTGCGCATACTGCAAGCATCACAACCCCCGCCTCGTTCGAGCGGCACCGAGCCCGGCCAGGGAAcgtcatcgtcatcaccgGGACCGGAACCTTCCACCTCATCCTCGGTACCATTCCCAGAGATCCCATCGGGCACGGATACTGATGAGCATCCGCTGGGGTCTTTTCTGACCAAAGATGCCATTCGTATGTTGATGCCTACCTTGCAGGAAGTGAACGTAAAGTTTAATGTCGAAAAGCAACTGCAAGCCCTCAATGCTACGGCTGCAATGGCTAAGATACTACCGAAAACATTGCCACCAGGAACGGACACGACCGAGGAGGATGAGCTGGAAGAAGATCTGCTTGATGAGGAAACGGAAGATACGATCGAGTACAAGTTTACACCGCGCCCGGTATTCATAGCAACAATCTGTCAG GTGTGCAAGAATCCGTTGAAGAGTTTCTTCCACTGCGAACGCTGTGTGATGGTTTCATACTGTGGAGATGAACATCGGCGCATGGACCAACCGGCTCATCGTGATCTTTGCACGGTACTGTGCGAAATCGCAGCCAGCAGAG GAGGGCATATTTACCAGCTGGCACGGAAGCTTAACGTTCAGGAGTATCGTAATCTGCGCGTCCACACGCTCAACCAGATCGAGCTGTCGTTGAAACGGCCTATGCAAGCGTTCGAGCGCGAGATTGTACTGTTTCCACGCATCTGCTTCACACCAGATTGTCGCGAATGGAGACAGGAACTGCTGACGGAGTGTACTGATTGCCGACAGGTTTCGTACTGTATCGCAGATCCAACGCACCTGCAAGCTTCCCATCGCCGCTGGTGTAAGGCGTACCTGCTCTTTCAGAAGCTAATCCTACGACAGCGTATCCTCGGGCGGATCGAACCAGTTCTTCCTACGCGTATCCTCACGAAATCGACTCCATTGCCGGCTAACATTGACGAAGCGTTCAAACAGTTGTACAAAAACTCAACTG TACCTCGGGATGAATGTGTGTACGCCGTACTGTCACAGATAGCGACCGCTCCACTGTCCGCACTGTATGCGTACCAGCAGACGGGCCTACCGTTCGGTAACACATTCACCATCCATCTCGTTGGTGCCGAGTTACAGTTTGAGGGCGACACACTGGACAAGTGGGAAGCGTTCTTCCTTCACCTCGTACCGGAGGTCGCCGTACTACGAGTGGTTTTCGTCGGTCCGGAATTGAACGTCGAGAATCTGCCGATCGACGTCATCAGTCGCATTAG AATGTGCCGCACCTGTCGCCTGAAATGTCGTGTGGTGGCGTTTGATTTCCAATGCCGCACGATGTACCATGACTATCGGCAGAGCTCCCGGTACCAACGACCAAACCTTATCTGTTTCTTCAATCCGGGACTTCATCGTACTACGGGCTTTGCTGGTTTGGATAGCTGGCCGGTAACGATTCGTGCCGCCACCGAGGCAAACTGTCCAATGTTGGTGACGGCTTATACTGAGCTTGAGTCGCCGCTCGATTTAGAACGACTGCAGCGAGAATCAACGCGCACCCTTCAGGTGATACAATCACCTTCGGTAAATCCATTCGCTTCGAAGCGTCCCGATCGTAACTTCATATCGGACGACACTGCACCAATGATCTTCAAGAACTACTATTACTTCGTGGTGAAATAG
- the LOC125770779 gene encoding axoneme-associated protein mst101(2)-like isoform X5 encodes MAKKGKAKNGAATGEGEQVSAPVAATTNVPAADPARPAVAPVKEVKLEVKPVPEKKTNPPNKANNGTVANGSEGETGEMRRKRSRRGRKKKSDDASDEQSKDKAPSTLTARKNLRKKRSKLMRTLEQLEANPAQATPEGKPIQTPEDIRKKIQIIESLLQHLQAQTQEEKKKMETLKSVKAEPQEPPKKEQQAPKVSEAAPKNLTSEKARKEGEVKKLANEKAEIQNEAKRLVQDKARKEQEMKKLIEEKAKKDAEAKQLLEEKAAREAELAKLTQAKARVETVEQKINEIDQKVQQRKEADEGKVAPGSPKQKKDQARTRKDSESSKKKEAEDKAKKEAEEKGKKEAAEKAKKETDEKAKKEAEEKVKKEAAEKAKKDAEEKAKKEAAEKAKKEAAEKAKKEAEEKAKKEAAEKAKKEAEEKAKKEAAEKAKKEAEEKAKKEAEEKAKKEAAEKAKKEAEEKAKKEAAEKAKKEAEEKAKKEAAEKAKKEAEEKAKKEAAEKAKREAEEKAKKEAAEKAKKEAEEKAKKEATEKAKKEAEEKAKKEAAEKAKKEAEEKAKKEAEEKAKKESDEKAKQEAAAKAKKLAEEDAKRKTNGEAAKQSNGSAPTTPTQEKPATSKQDAKNSKKNNKRTPKNSVSEDEKNTTKATGSKNGQSGDFASSAEPVTVAKSQESQSAPVPIPKTPEAAPASPKSSPKPGNGKPATPVNGKQQTPPAKTPEKSPPQPKTASRTSPPKTTAKAPSPPKTAPAAARAPPKPSTPPASKKPEPPPKPEFLKRKSPSVEKEKIVAAKVAAPTATAPQQVPQQAPAAAPAPSSVPAPSTPAPVPTPATVPTPASPAPAAEPTGPAAEEGAAASARLTEEALNGAKKPATAGAGAASKPKPVQKKPEVPPKPDVHSKSAAKMKTPIKQPGGKTSTSDSRSPAAELSRTEAFKKNMDIISTIADVLLSHSRSKKIRALDPSSSDASSKPTTNSSINPSSSSSTSREPSSPSSASLLSSLFPSLSQSSSPSASTSHQASSSSADAPHKPKSKLDLERILRILQASQPPPRSSGTEPGQGTSSSSPGPEPSTSSSVPFPEIPSGTDTDEHPLGSFLTKDAIRMLMPTLQEVNVKFNVEKQLQALNATAAMAKILPKTLPPGTDTTEEDELEEDLLDEETEDTIEYKFTPRPVFIATICQVCKNPLKSFFHCERCVMVSYCGDEHRRMDQPAHRDLCTVLCEIAASRGGHIYQLARKLNVQEYRNLRVHTLNQIELSLKRPMQAFEREIVLFPRICFTPDCREWRQELLTECTDCRQVSYCIADPTHLQASHRRWCKAYLLFQKLILRQRILGRIEPVLPTRILTKSTPLPANIDEAFKQLYKNSTVPRDECVYAVLSQIATAPLSALYAYQQTGLPFGNTFTIHLVGAELQFEGDTLDKWEAFFLHLVPEVAVLRVVFVGPELNVENLPIDVISRIRMCRTCRLKCRVVAFDFQCRTMYHDYRQSSRYQRPNLICFFNPGLHRTTGFAGLDSWPVTIRAATEANCPMLVTAYTELESPLDLERLQRESTRTLQVIQSPSVNPFASKRPDRNFISDDTAPMIFKNYYYFVVK; translated from the exons atggCGAAGAAAGGGAAGGCTAAAAATGGGGCGGCCACTGGTGAAGGAGAACAAGTGTCAGCTCCAGTGGCAGCGACCACCAATGTCCCAGCAGCTGATCCAGCGAGACCAGCCGTCGCACCGGTCAAGGAAGTGAAGCTTGAAGTTAAGCCCGTTCCGGAGAAAAAGACCAACCCACCGAACAAAGCTAATAATGGTACCGTAGCGAACGGTTCCGAAGGTGAAACTGGTGAGATGAGACGCAAGCGAAGCCGTCGTGGCCGCAAGAAGAAGTCGGATGACGCATCGGATGAGCAGTCCAAGGATAAAGCACCCTCAACGCTGACGGCCAGGAAAAATCTGCGCAAAAAGCGTAGCAAGCTGATGCGAACACTGGAGCAGCTCGAGGCCAATCCAGCGCAGGCTACACCGGAAGGTAAACCGATACAGACCCCTGAAGATATCCGCAAGAAGATTCAAATCATTGAAAGTTTGCTGCAGCATCTGCAGGCACAGACTcaggaggaaaagaaaaagatggaAACTCTCAAGAGCGTCAAGGCGGAACCACAGGAACCGCCCAAGAAAGAGCAACAGGCTCCGAAAGTGTCGGAAGCGGCTCCAAAGAATTTAACCTCCGAAAAGGCACGTAAGGAGGGTGAGGTGAAAAAGCTTGCCAATGAAAAGGCCGAAATCCAAAACGAGGCGAAGCGGTTGGTGCAAGATAAAGCTCGCAAAGAGCAGGAGATGAAGAAGCTGATCGAAGAAAAGGCCAAGAAGGACGCCGAAGCTAAGCAGCTGCTGGAGGAGAAAGCGGCGCGTGAGGCGGAACTGGCAAAGTTGACCCAGGCTAAGGCACGCGTAGAAACGGTTGAGCAGAAGATCAATGAAATCGATCAGAAGGTTCAGCAGCGCAAGGAAGCGGATGAGGGAAAGGTTGCGCCTGGTAGTCCGAAGCAGAAGAAGGACCAGGCACGCACGCGCAAGGATTCGGAATCGAgcaagaaaaaggaagcagAGGATAAGGCCAAGAAAGAGGCGGAAGAAAAGGGCAAGAAGGAAGCGGCTGAAAAGGCTAAGAAGGAAACAGATGAAAAGGCCAAGAAGGAGGCGGAAGAAAAGGTCAAGAAGGAAGCGGCTGAGAAGGCAAAGAAAGACGCCGAAGAAAAGGCGAAGAAGGAAGCGGCTGAAAAGGCGAAAAAGGAGGCGGCTGAAAAGGCCAAGAAGGAAGCTGAGGAAAAGGCCAAGAAGGAAGCGGCTGAAAAGGCCAAGAAGGAAGCTGAGGAAAAGGCCAAGAAGGAAGCAGCCGAGAAGGCAAAGAAGGAAGCTGAGGAAAAGGCCAAGAAAGAAGCCGAGGAAAAGGCCAAGAAGGAAGCGGCTGAAAAGGCAAAGAAGGAAGCCGAGGAAAAGGCCAAGAAGGAAGCGGCTGAAAAGGCGAAAAAGGAAGCCGAAGAAAAGGCCAAGAAGGAAGCGGCCGAGAAGGCAAAGAAGGAAGCCGAGGAAAAGGCCAAGAAGGAAGCGGCCGAGAAGGCTAAGAGGGAAGCCGAGGAAAAGGCCAAGAAGGAAGCGGCCGAGAAGGCGAAGAAGGAGGCAGAAGAAAAGGCGAAGAAGGAAGCGACCGAGAAGGCGAAGAAGGAGGCAGAAGAAAAGGCGAAGAAGGAAGCGGCTGAAAAGGCGAAGAAGGAGGCTGAGGAAAAG GCAAAGAAGGAAGCGGAAGAGAAAGCAAAGAAGGAATCGGATGAAAAGGCAAAACAGGAAGCGGCagcaaaagcgaaaaagcTAGCGGAAGAGGACGCCAAACGGAAAACGAACGGTGAAGCAGCCAAACAGTCAAACGGATCAGCTCCAACAACGCCAACGCAGGAAAAACCGGCCACCTCGAAACAGGATGCTAAGaacagcaagaaaaataacaaacggaCACCGAAAAACAGTGTATCGGAGGAtgagaaaaacacaaccaaggCAACCGGTTCAAAAAACGGACAAAGCGGCGATTTTGCCTCCTCTGCTGAACCCGTCACGGTAGCAAAATCGCAGGAAAGTCAATCAGCACCAGTACCCATCCCGAAGACTCCCGAAGCTGCTCCTGCCTCACCGAAATCCTCCCCGAAACCTGGCAATGGGAAACCGGCCACTCCAGTGAACGGTAAGCAACAGACACCGCCAGCCAAAACACCGGAAAAGTCTCCACCGCAACCCAAGACTGCATCGCGTACCTCGCCCCCGAAGACTACTGCCAAGGCTCCGTCTCCACCGAAAACGGCACCTGCAGCTGCACGAGCCCCTCCGAAACCTAGCACACCACCTGCCTCAAAGAAACCTGAACCTCCGCCAAAGCCTGAATTCCTCAAGAGGAAGTCGCCCTCAGTCGAGAAGGAAAAGATTGTAGCCGCCAAGGTCGCAGCACCAACAGCCACTGCACCCCAACAGGTACCTCAACAGGCCCCTGCAGCTGCTCCCGCCCCTAGCTCAGTACCCGCACCATCCACACCTGCTCCTGTTCCTACTCCTGCCACAGTACCAACACCTGCTTCACCTGCACCTGCCGCTGAACCAACGGGTCCTGCAGCAGAAGAAGGTGCTGCAGCATCCGCACGCCTAACCGAGGAGGCCCTCAATGGAGCGAAGAAACCTGCCACTGCTGGTGCCGGTGCGGCTAGCAAACCGAAACCGGTACAGAAGAAACCGGAAGTGCCGCCCAAACCGGACGTCCACAGCAAGAGTGCCGCCAAAATGAAGACACCCATCAAGCAGCCGGGTGGCAAGACCTCCACG TCTGATTCCAGGTCGCCGGCAGCGGAGCTAAGTAGAACGGAAGCATTTAAGAAAAACATGGACATTATATCGACCATTGCGGACGTGCTGTTGTCCCATTCGCGCTCGAAGAAGATCCGTGCACTCGACCCATCATCATCGGACGCTAGTAGCAAACCCACTACTAACAGCTCCATCAATCCTTCTTCCTCATCTAGCACTAGTCGCGAACCATCATCCCCCTCATCAGCGTCACTCTTATCATCCCTATTTCCATCGCTATCGCAATCATCTAGCCCCTCAGCTAGCACCTCCCACCAAGCTTCTTCCTCGTCGGCAGACGCACCGCACAAACCGAAGTCTAAGCTAGATCTGGAACGCATCCTGCGCATACTGCAAGCATCACAACCCCCGCCTCGTTCGAGCGGCACCGAGCCCGGCCAGGGAAcgtcatcgtcatcaccgGGACCGGAACCTTCCACCTCATCCTCGGTACCATTCCCAGAGATCCCATCGGGCACGGATACTGATGAGCATCCGCTGGGGTCTTTTCTGACCAAAGATGCCATTCGTATGTTGATGCCTACCTTGCAGGAAGTGAACGTAAAGTTTAATGTCGAAAAGCAACTGCAAGCCCTCAATGCTACGGCTGCAATGGCTAAGATACTACCGAAAACATTGCCACCAGGAACGGACACGACCGAGGAGGATGAGCTGGAAGAAGATCTGCTTGATGAGGAAACGGAAGATACGATCGAGTACAAGTTTACACCGCGCCCGGTATTCATAGCAACAATCTGTCAG GTGTGCAAGAATCCGTTGAAGAGTTTCTTCCACTGCGAACGCTGTGTGATGGTTTCATACTGTGGAGATGAACATCGGCGCATGGACCAACCGGCTCATCGTGATCTTTGCACGGTACTGTGCGAAATCGCAGCCAGCAGAG GAGGGCATATTTACCAGCTGGCACGGAAGCTTAACGTTCAGGAGTATCGTAATCTGCGCGTCCACACGCTCAACCAGATCGAGCTGTCGTTGAAACGGCCTATGCAAGCGTTCGAGCGCGAGATTGTACTGTTTCCACGCATCTGCTTCACACCAGATTGTCGCGAATGGAGACAGGAACTGCTGACGGAGTGTACTGATTGCCGACAGGTTTCGTACTGTATCGCAGATCCAACGCACCTGCAAGCTTCCCATCGCCGCTGGTGTAAGGCGTACCTGCTCTTTCAGAAGCTAATCCTACGACAGCGTATCCTCGGGCGGATCGAACCAGTTCTTCCTACGCGTATCCTCACGAAATCGACTCCATTGCCGGCTAACATTGACGAAGCGTTCAAACAGTTGTACAAAAACTCAACTG TACCTCGGGATGAATGTGTGTACGCCGTACTGTCACAGATAGCGACCGCTCCACTGTCCGCACTGTATGCGTACCAGCAGACGGGCCTACCGTTCGGTAACACATTCACCATCCATCTCGTTGGTGCCGAGTTACAGTTTGAGGGCGACACACTGGACAAGTGGGAAGCGTTCTTCCTTCACCTCGTACCGGAGGTCGCCGTACTACGAGTGGTTTTCGTCGGTCCGGAATTGAACGTCGAGAATCTGCCGATCGACGTCATCAGTCGCATTAG AATGTGCCGCACCTGTCGCCTGAAATGTCGTGTGGTGGCGTTTGATTTCCAATGCCGCACGATGTACCATGACTATCGGCAGAGCTCCCGGTACCAACGACCAAACCTTATCTGTTTCTTCAATCCGGGACTTCATCGTACTACGGGCTTTGCTGGTTTGGATAGCTGGCCGGTAACGATTCGTGCCGCCACCGAGGCAAACTGTCCAATGTTGGTGACGGCTTATACTGAGCTTGAGTCGCCGCTCGATTTAGAACGACTGCAGCGAGAATCAACGCGCACCCTTCAGGTGATACAATCACCTTCGGTAAATCCATTCGCTTCGAAGCGTCCCGATCGTAACTTCATATCGGACGACACTGCACCAATGATCTTCAAGAACTACTATTACTTCGTGGTGAAATAG